One genomic segment of Impatiens glandulifera chromosome 6, dImpGla2.1, whole genome shotgun sequence includes these proteins:
- the LOC124944123 gene encoding eukaryotic translation initiation factor 2 subunit 3-like, giving the protein MSKKGLMEQDLSKLDVTKLHPLSPEVISRQATINIGTIGHVAHGKSTVVKAISGVQTVRFKNELERNITIKLGYANAKIYKCEDERCPRPMSYKAYGSGKEDTPMCDVPGFENCKMKLLRHVSFVDCPGHDILMATMLNGAAIMDGALLLIAANESCPQPQTSEHLAAVEIMRLKHIIILQNKVDLIQENVAINQHEAIQKFIQNTVADGAPVIPVSAQLKYNIDVVCEYIEKKIPIPERNFISPPNMIVIRSFDVNKPGFEVDEIKGGVAGGSILKGVLKVNQFIEVRPGIVVKDENGNIKCTPIYSRIVSLYAEQNELQFAVPGGLIGVGTTMDPTLTRADRLVGQVLGEVGSLPDIFVELEVNFFLLRRLLGLRTKGTERQGKVAKLTKGEILMLNIGSMSTGARVVAVKNDLAKLQLTSPVCTSKGEKIALSRRVEKHWRLIGWGQIQAGLTLDVPPCPI; this is encoded by the exons ATGTCGAAGAAAGGCTTAATGGAACAGGATTTAAGTAAGCTGGATGTGACAAAGTTACATCCACTGTCACCTGAAGTGATTTCTCGTCAAGCAACAATAAATATTG GGACTATTGGTCATGTGGCACATGGCAAGTCAACCGTTGTAAAAGCAATATCTGGTGTTCAG ACTGTTCGTTTTAAAAATGAGCTGGAGCGCAACATTACTATTAAGCTTGGATATGCCAATGCAAAGATATATAAATGTGAAGATGAAAGATGCCCTAGGCCTATGTCTTATAA GGCATATGGAAGTGGAAAGGAAGATACTCCTATGTGTGATGTGCCTGGGTTTGAGAACTGCAAAATGAAATTGCTCAGGCATGTATCTTTTGTTGATTGCCCA GGACATGACATTCTCATGGCGACAATGCTTAACGGAGCTGCGATTATGGATGGTGCATTACTTCTAATAGCTGCTAATGAAAGCTGTCCTCAGCCTCAGACATCAGAGCACTTGGCTGCTGTTGAAATAATGCGGCTTAAGCATATCATCATTCTCCAAAATAAGGTTGACTTAATCCAGGAAAATGTAGCTATCAATCAACATGAAGCTATCCAAAAATTCATACAG aaCACTGTTGCTGATGGCGCACCTGTGATACCAGTTTCTGCTCAACTGAAGTATAATATCGACGTTGTTTGtgaatatattgaaaaaaagatCCCCATTCCAGAGAGGAATTTCATCTCGCCTCCTAATATGATTGTTATCCGATCATTTGATGTCAACAAGCCTGGTTTTGAGGTTGATGAGATCAAAGGTGGGGTTGCTGGTGGAAGCATTCTCAAA GGCGTGTTGAAAGTTAATCAATTTATTGAAGTTCGTCCAGGTATTGTTGTAAAAGATGAGAATGGAAATATAAAGTGCACACCCATATATTCAAGAATAGTTTCATTATATGCTGAGCAAAATGAGCTTCAGTTTGCTGTGCCGGGAGGCCTCATTGGGGTGGGCACTACAATGGACCCAACTTTGACTCGTGCTGATAGATTGGTTGGTCAAGTTCTTGGGGAGGTTGGGTCACTTCCCGATATTTTCGTTGAACTAGAG GTGAACTTTTTCTTATTGAGAAGGCTCTTGGGTTTGAGGACAAAAGGAACAGAGAGGCAAGGAAAGGTTGCAAAGTTAACAAAGGGGGAGATTCTAATGTTGAATATTGGTTCTATGTCAACTGGGGCAAGAGTAGTTGCGGTGAAGAATGATTTGGCAAAATTGCAGTTGACATCGCCTGTCTGCACGAGTAAAGGAGAGAAAATTGCACTTAGCAGAAGAGTGGAAAAGCATTGGCGTTTAATTGGATGGGGCCAAATCCAAGCTGGTCTGACCCTTGATGTTCCCCCCTGCCCGATTTGA